ATGGGTGCAATAAACATACTTGGCATAGCGAACGCTGGAACGCTATACGCTTCTCCAAACCCTCCGTCCAGCTCCAATGCCATAATCGACGTCGGGCAAACATCGGTGATAAGCACGATGATGGGAGGGGGCATTGCGCCCTATAACGCGTCATGGTCGTGGAGCGGGAGCAACGCAACGACCACCAAAAACAAGACGAATCCATACAGCTCAGGCAGCGGCGCACTCTCGCTTGCATTCAATCCTACATCAAGCGGAAGCGCTATAATAACGGTCAACGGGACACCATATGCCATCAACATCGGAAGCGGGAACATCTACGGCAACTGGTATTTCACAGCCAACGCCTCGGACTCAACAGGATTGAACAGCTACGTCACTTCTCCAGGGGCGGTTGAGGTGAACCCCGCGCTTGCGCTGATCAGCCTCAAGGACTCCGCGCAGCTCGTGACATCTGGCAAGGCGGAAACGCTGACAACCACGATACAGGGCGGAACGCCGCCATACACGTACATTTATGACGTCTACAATTCTACGGGCGAAAAGGTATACTCTACAACATACATAACGTCCGGTACGCAGAACCAATTCACGTTCAACGTTTCACGCGCATGGGGAACAGGGAACTTCAGGGCAAACGTTTCCGTTTCCGACAGCGCATCTACAAAGTCCAAAGTTAACTCCTCAACCAATTTCGGCGTTGGCAATGACGACAACCTGACAATGGCAATAAAGGGACCCGGAGGCGCGCAGGCAAACAGCATAATCTACGGAACTGCGTCCTCCACTGTAACCGCTTCCATGTCCGGCGGCAGCGGGCCGTTCACGTTCTCATGGTCTGTGAACGGAAAGGGCATAACCGGAACAACAACAGGGAACAGCTCATACGTTGCAATACCAATTGAATCTGCAGGAAACTACACATACACCGTAACCGCAACCGATGCCGCAAACAACTATACTGCAACAGGATCAAAAACGCTAACGGTAACAAAGAACAACACGCTGTCAGCAAAGGTGAGCAATCCGGGCGTGGTCAGCTACTATGCCCCTGCAACAGTAACGTTTACAGGCGTAAGGACAATAAACAACCAATCCTCGTGGGCGCTGTATGTCGATGGTACGCTGTACGCGAGGACTGATTCGCTCATAAGCTGGTACGAGCAGGCAGAGCCAGGGCTTTATACCTTCATATTCAACAACCTCGGCAACCAGAACTACACCCCGTTCAACATAACCGCGACCCTGAACGTGCAGCAGGCCCAATCTACCTCATCGACGCAGTCCTCATCCTCGCTGCATTCCTCATCGACCAGCACAACCGCGAAAACATCATCGACAACCATAAAGAGCACCGCGACAAGCACCTACAACACGACAGCAACAACCACGATAAAGCCCAATGCGCTTCCTGGGACGATGCTATTGAACGCCACATATGCCATCAACAGCACTCCCACATCCATATACATACCAGGCGCAGGCACCACGATACTTTTGTCCTCAGCAAGCCCGGAATCGGTGCTCCTCAGGGTTTCCAACGTTACAAGCCTCTATACAGCTCCGCAAAACTACGCCACGATAGTGATACTCGACGTCAACGCGTCAGGTAGCAATTCATCAGGGATAAGCGCGTATTACACAATGGACTATCCGTGCTTCACGCCATCTAGCAACCTTGCTGTGTACATACTCAACGGCACGTCGTGGTACCTTGCAGGAAATCTCACGCCGAACAAGATACTCTGCCGCGTGAAGTTCAGCGCGCCTGCGGATCCGATAATAGGGCTCTTCAGGTACGACTCGCAAGGCAGCCAGTCATCCAACCCGCCTCCTACGATACAGCCCGCGCAGATGGTGCCGCAGGGGAACAGCACGGCGGCAGCGGGCAGCAGATCGCCGCTCTCAGGCAACCCGATGAAGGAGTTCATAGCGGTTGCGATAGTGCTGGTGATAATAGTGGTAACCTACTACATGGTTAGGGAATCAAAGTAGGTGCCACTGGATTCCGCTAAAAGCGGATTTTATCCCAGTGCCGGCATGCACTGCCTTATTTTGACGTCGTAAACCGAAACGAAAACCGTACCTTTACGATTTGTATTTATAGCTTGTCATTGAATTACTAGTGAATAGGTGTTATAGTACGAACGGAGAATGAACATGGGTTCCGATAAGCGTTGGAAGTAATTGTGCAAGACCATACCCTTTTTAACCACCCAAAAGTTGCACGGTTTTCCTACGCCTTGGAAGATTCATGTATTTGGTAGGGTGGAAAAATATGAAGAAAAACAAAAACGCAGTTGGAGCTATGGCCAGCGATCGGGAATCGCTAAAGCAGCTCGTCAGGAAGGACAACGTGCTGTTCGTTGGGGCGCACCCCGACGACATAGAGCTCGGGTGCCTGGGGACGATAATGAACTACCTCAGGAAGGGCAAGGATATCACGTGCGTAATCGCATCGGACGGAGAGGACGGCAACAACAACGCCAAGAAGTACAACAGGCTCACGGAGAGCCGCAGGTCGCTCACAGGAGCAGGGCTGAAGGAGAATGACATAATATTCCTGCACCTGCCCGACAGGAGGCTGGAAATACACAAGCTGGTGATGATAGAGAGGCTTGAGGACATCTTCAAGAAAAAAGGGATAAACAAGGTGTTCCTCCACACGAACAAGGAAACGCACCAGGACCACAAGACGGTCTACGAGGCAGCGACAAGCGCGGCAAGGAACGTGCCTGCAGTTTTCATATACGAGTCGAACTCATCCACTATATCGGACTTTTCGCCGAAGTACTTCATCAACATAGGGCCGTTCGTGGACAGGAAGGTGAAGCTGCTGCAGCACCACCAGTCGCAGCAGGACAAGAAGTACATGATGGTGGACAGCGTCGCAGCGCTAGCAAGGCACAGGGGAACGCAGTCGAAGGTGCATGCCTATGCCGAGGGCTACGAGATATTCAGGGTAGCAGAGGATTGATTCCATGGGAAAAACAAGCATAAATTGGATTGGCCCTGAAAAAGGGGAAAAATGGGAAAACCAGGTGATGGTATGACTCCGATTACGATTCTGGCGTATTTCATGCTGATATTCGGGTACATAATACTGTTCTTCGGAATAGCGCTTATGGTGCTCTCGGTATTCAACATATTCAAGGAGGAGGGATACAAGAAATACAAGAAGTACGAGCCGAAGTTCTCGCTCATAGCGCCAGCGCACAACGAGGAGCCTGTAATAGAGCGCACGATAAAGAGGTTCCTGCAGATAGAGTATCCGATGCACAAGAAGGAGCTCATAATAATCAACGACGCATCTACGGACGACACCGAGGGCATAGCCATGAAGTATGCCGGCAGGGTGATAGACATGCAGAAGGGCACTACAAAAAGCATAGCCCACAACTACCAGAACATAACCCTTGTCAACAGGCGCTCCGGAGGCAAGGGGAAGTCGTTCGCGCTGAACGACGGGAA
The nucleotide sequence above comes from Candidatus Micrarchaeota archaeon. Encoded proteins:
- a CDS encoding PIG-L family deacetylase, which translates into the protein MKKNKNAVGAMASDRESLKQLVRKDNVLFVGAHPDDIELGCLGTIMNYLRKGKDITCVIASDGEDGNNNAKKYNRLTESRRSLTGAGLKENDIIFLHLPDRRLEIHKLVMIERLEDIFKKKGINKVFLHTNKETHQDHKTVYEAATSAARNVPAVFIYESNSSTISDFSPKYFINIGPFVDRKVKLLQHHQSQQDKKYMMVDSVAALARHRGTQSKVHAYAEGYEIFRVAED